From the Parus major isolate Abel chromosome 1A, Parus_major1.1, whole genome shotgun sequence genome, the window AGGAATAAGGTCATCTACATTAAAAGTGATTGAATCCTCCACTTTACACCTTTTTCTGTAAAGAAGGAGCAGTGTagtgattttttaatattgcctTCAACAGCTATGGGAAAAACCTTCACCCTGTTAAGATCTGTAAGATAAACAAATCTGCTGAGGATGAGCATTTTAAGGACACCTAAAAATGGTTTTGTAATCTATAGTAAAAAGAAGCAATCAGCTATCTAATACCAGTTATTTTAAGATAGTACATTTGGAAgaatattatttgaaatatttttatagaagaGCAATAGCAGAAGAGTGATGGAATATATCATCATATTGACACTGAAGAGGCAAAATAGAATAGAAACACTGGTAGTAGCACTTATTAAATTGCATAGAAAAACTAGATGTAAACTGGGATATTCTAAAAtggcatttattatttttttgtctcagaaGACTACAGCTAAATAGCCTGCACAGCTCACCTTCCCATGCTAGAGTCAGGCATCTCTGCTATCCCAGAAAACACAGTGACCCAGAAGCCAAAGATAAAGCCTTTACAATTTCTTCCAGTGATCACCTATTTAGCTACATATAGTTCTTTATATTTACAGTCCTTTCTATTGCTCTGCTGAGAGTAGTATCCTGAATGTGCCAAAAACACAGTGGGAGCCTGCTAAACATGGACTAAAATTACTCCTGTGTCTCATAGCTGCAATGGTTTTAACAAGTGGTGCACAGGCACAGTGTGAGTAATACCAGTTATAATCAAGTAAGCTAATCATCCTTATCCCACTTCCATATCCCTTCTTCCCCAAGGACAGATAAAAGACATCTCCTAGTGATTCTGTAGACTGTCTTAGACATTTCCATAGATGAGAGGTCCTATGACACAGAACATATTTTGACAATTttcaagctgcttttaaaatatgaaagacaaaaatctaGTAAGAGGGCATTTGCAGAAAGATATGAGCTTttgacattatttaaaaaaacctctcccACTTAGTGTAATTTTCTGTATAATCAGAGCCATATTATTTATACTCTAAAACCAGAATTCAGCTTTCAAGTCCTAATGTAGGGCctcaaagtattaaaaataaccccaaaccaACATACAACTTGAACATGAACATCTCAGAACAAATATCTGTGCTTTTTCTAACAATAACAGGAAGGTGTTCTACAAGGCATTTTCTATTCTTCTGATAACAAGGTTACACAGTCTCAGCTGTCTAGACCAGAGACACCATTTCCTCCTCCCACAGTCGATGCTTTGTGATACCAGTTAAAAGCACCACTGCATTGCTTGAGCTTGCACACTAATTGCACCCTCTTGCCCTGATCTAAATTAGGAGCCTTGTTAAGACTCTCTCCTCCTCAGCACTGATGGGATTCAGGTGAAATCTGAAGCCATGCTGATTACAATAGGCGAGGGTAGGCATGAACAGGAGCAAATCCCTCCACGCTGAAAGTCATAAGAAGACTTTATTGACAAATTTtggccttattttttttcacaatgagGCAGCTGCACTGGAGGTGCCGCAGAAAACAACTTTGTATTTAAGCAAGCAGGACAGGTACTCATGCTGTCTGACATAATGGTTATCTAACGCTAATGTTCTGAATTTCTCACCTAGAAATGCTTTGTTATTTTGCCaataaagaactgaaaattattcaggAAACCAAGTGCAAAAATCCTATTCCTGAAGGTCCCTTTAGACTGTGTTTTAGACATTAGGTGCATTCTTCTAAGTCAAAAACTACACACACTGCCGATGAACAGAAGTTCAGAATTAAGAAAACTGTTAGATGATTTAAGGCAAAAAATTCTAAATGCCACTTCTGTACAGAAGCAggttcattttttgtttcttttccaatgTCACCTACCTCAAGTGACTTTATGCTTGGAACAAGAGAGCATGGAGGAACAACACCGGGTCAGTTGTAATAGTCTGGACTGAGCTACTGCTTCATGCTGACAAAAGCAAATCCTATGGGGAAAGCAGtgaggcagaagcagcagactAGAAAGATACATCAGTGTGCTTCAGCTGCTGGAACTCTGGAAAAAGTACTGTATTAAGTTAGAACAATggtcagttttgttttttatttgaggATATTTTTGAGCAGGGAGTTTAATATATTATGTTAACATATCATGTTCCACTTGTAAGTCTAATCCTTTTGACCCTGAAAAAAAGTCTCAGGGCAGGGAGCTCCACTACTAAATTACATAAATGTTTGAAGCTTGTTGTCTAATCACTTCACTGAAATCTTAATTCTTACAAGCTATCAAGTATTTCCAAACTAAAGTCATGGATAAACTCAAACTGGTCCTCTGTCACattctagttttatttttttaaaactagcATTGAATAGGGTATTTGAGAAGAAGacaaactctgatttttttctctgataatcttcttttttctgccattttgGACTGCCACTGAGCCCATACCTAACATTTGAAGAAGAGCATGCTGGCAGCATTACTTGCTTCCTTAATAGAGTTTAAAACTCCACATGCTTCAGTATTGCACACATACATGATGTAGAGTGATTTGCATTTATTAACAAGAAGTTACACCTGGCAGTTTAGCTCAGCTATTAAGAGATCTTCCTGAAATTCAGTGAAGGTAGCTCCGGATTTAATACAGTTCTTTCAGCAAAAAAGTCAAAGTCAGTCTTAAACACATTCCTTGGACTACTGAGTCCAAGGTTTTCCTACATCTAGAGCCCAATACTCTTTCCTATTCTGCTGACTTGAGGAGCCTGCACCAAAAATACTTGTGTTACTTCACTCTTGTTTCTGAATTCTTGTGTTTAAGGAGTAACAGAAGGCACCAGCATGACGTTCTGAATGTCACTATTTTATACTAGCTTAGAGGGTGTGTgtgcacatttcttttttgcacCCAGTTACATATTTGAATGTATCACTTAAGAATACATAATGGTATATTTGGATCTACATTGGTATATTTGGATCTACATTTTctatatttggaagaaaatgctgATGAGCAAACAAGaagaactgaaaacagaaagaggcCAGCTCGTCTCTTCTTCTCAGTGTGAAATTgtgaatgtattttatatagTGCTTCCTAAAAGTGATGAGCTTAGACTACACACCAATATAAAACAGGTACCACCATCACCATGTGTCTGTGGTACTGGGAACAATCACAGCTACAGGAGAACATGCCTAGAACCCTAAAGAGATCAAAGGGcaaaaaaagcctggaaagcTTTATGTGCAAAATATGTGGCAACATACTTTGCTAAGAGATAATGACAGTTCCAAGTACACATGAAAGCTGTTTTTTATGCATGTAGGAAATGATGCCTTTTGGATTTTGCCAACAGGTTCAGATGGCTGTGATGCAGGTTAGATCCAAGTGTATTTAAAACCCTGTGGATAACCCTAATTACTGTTAGGCACTCAAACTGCAGTCAGGAGAAACAGTGTTGATGTGACAATAATTTATTAGAGCACTGCATGAAGAGTAAAAAGACAAATGTTTAATGCTGAAATTCAACCCTATGCAGAGGAACTAATGCAAGTTTCATATTCTACTTAAGCACTACTAAAGCACTGCTTCCAAGCAGACCAATACATAAAGCATGAGTGGTGTTAACAGTCATCCTAAGAGGAACACCTCTTAGGAAAAAAGCCTTGGGAAATTCTCATGAAATACTTCACTGCTAGAACTTGGGTCTAGACACTAACTGCAGGATGCATTGTCACAGATACTTTTCTGGATTTAAGTGTATAACCAcatcattttcttaaaaagttGCCTTGTTTCAAGGTAAGGTTTTGAGACAGAGATATAAAAAGATGGGAGAGTCAGggacagaataaaaaaacccatgatTTTCAGTGTCTTCAACATCAAAACAAACCTGTATTACACATCACTTTATAGCACTTTACAAAATGTACACTATACATATCTTATATATGCATTTAGAACAGTATTATTTCAGTCGCTAAGTTCTTCCTCATCACTGAAATAAGCACTTTTCTTAATTCGTGGACGTTTTGAATCATCTGAAATTGAAGATTCCCCTGCAGTCTGTGTCCATCTTTGTTGTTCTTCCTCAATTTTGGCTTGCTATAATGAAGAAAAGGGAAGTATTAGCTGGGATTATGAAAAATTCAGGTGCACTACAAATAATAACGCCAATTATTAATATGCAttgaattattaaataaattaaagaattaCAAAGGTTTATTTCCAGGTAAACTGTGTGATCAAAGCActaggaaacatttctgaaagtaGTTCTCACATATAAGCTGCCTTCTacaccacagcagctgcctggacCATCCTGTATTCTCAAAAAGAGGAACTTTGCCCATGGCAAACTTCCAAAAATATAGAGATCTAAAGCAAAAAATCTAAGCAGATCTCTTTAGCTGAGATCTAAAGCAAAAAATGCCTCATGTTTTAAACTGATGTTATTCAATCAGCTTTGTTCCACTAATAAATCTTCTATCCATTGTCCTTTGCAGTCATTCATTCACATAATGAGTGCCTTTGGGGATTATTACTGAAGGTTATTCAACTAATAGTTTAAATAGAAGCCTCCTATTTTTACCAGTCAAAATCTTTGGATGGtgatagaaatgaaaatgtttcctggctttaaaggttttatttccaaTTGTGAAGCTtttggggaaagggaggaaCATTGTGAATATTCGAATCACTTTTTTGGACTACATCATGTAAAAGTCCTGCACTCATTACAGTCATATTCAGAACAAAGTTATTAACCCTTGatgttttttttggggggaacAGGCACACAGGCAATGATGTTGACATGGGATCTATGAAATTTGAATATCAGGTCaggcttgttttgtttcacGAAGCAAAAGGGTGTAGAGATAAAGAAGTAATAAAGACAGTAATACAGATGTTAGATAATCTAGGTACATATAAATATGCATTCAGTATGATTTGGAAGATGAGGTCTATTAGAGAATGTGATGGTCTGTATTAGGCAAACAAGGTATCCCAGTAATATATGTTCAAGGACATTCCAGTGAGGACAGAGGATGTGTCTGGTCTCTCACACATGACTGTTTTCCTGTCTCCTCAGTTAACAAAGTAAAGAGGGATTTGTAGACCTAGCAAACAGCAAAGGAgcttgaagggaaaaaaaggctgcaaaacacaaatacaGCAATAATGAAAGAGCaagaaacccaaagaaaatTCCATTCAACATGCCTGCAGTGTAAAGAAGCCAACCATAGTTACCAACTACTGCTACCAAACCTAAGCCCTCTAAGTGCTATAGAGCAGAAAGACCTATGCATGTATATCAGAGCTTCAGAAAAGCAGCTAAAGAAGGGagttgaatttaaaaaataataataaatattccatGCTTCAGTTTTGTACCTGAAAAGCTATGGCTTGGCTGAGGCTATCTAGAGCAGgatcttctccttcctcttcactttcttcttcctcctcacttCATtgtgcagagagagagaaaaaaaaaatatagatcCTTAAGTATTTAGTATGAAAAAGCTTCCTAAAAAAAAGTAGTAACATATAACTCAATATACATACACTTCTTCTGGCTCCACtactttctttctcttcttcttttcttttttctttggtgGTTCCCGCTCTCCTAGCATATTTTTAGGGCAAGCATAACTTAAGTGTCCTGCTTccttggagaaaaagaaatattgcatAACAGAAGCCATTACAAACAGCTACATGTTAAAATGTATCATGAGGGATGttcatgggggaaaaaaatgtagcaaTTAGTAAGATAAAGGGGATGCTGAATTAGCACACAGAAGACAAACTCTTCTCTAGGCTTGCCATGGAAATGAAGAGATTGGTGGTGATATGCATGCTTAACTGCAAACTGAGAACAAGCTACAAGCacagtagatttttttcctgttgtgatAATTGAATACAGTACACATGGTTTATATGCAAGAGAAGACAGAAACCTCAGAATTAACAATTTAAGACACAGGAGTGAGGCAACATTTTTGCTGTAAGAAGTGTTACGAATAGAAATAAGGTGTGTATTGGACATTAAATACTATCCAAATATCACTGTCCTACATAACTACTCAGGAAATGTCaggaattaattaaaacttaaaacTCACTTCTATATTAAACAGTTGTTTCCGGTATTTATTTTACTGCCAACTAAATCATGAACTTCCAAAGATACAGCAAAAGCAGATATTTTGAAGCAAAGAGTAGGAGGCTGTCATTGCAATAGTTTCCATGCGCATCACTTATCTTTCTcgagttttatttctctttgttacTTTCATTACCATCTACTGTTACTAGTACTATTTAGCACTATTTCAATTATTAAGTTTTTTTTGCCCATTTCTCtacatttttggttttactCACCCCACACTCGTAACACTTCGACTTATCAAAGTAGTTACGCCTGCGAATGAATTCCGCTGCTCTTCCATTATCAATGGCAATACTTGCTTTTATTACTCTTCCAAACAACTACAGGAAATTGGATAGAAAAGGTAAATGTTTTTTTGGGACTGAAAGCCCAACCCCCCACCATAAAAACTTTCCACAAATTACCTGTTTGTTATTAAGTGCCCGAGAACAGTTTTGTGCAGATTCTTTAtccaaaaacaaaataaaggcaACTCCTTTGCTCTTTCTGGTGTCTTTGTCTTTCATAATGGTAACTCTGGAAACATATAACCACATTATTGATTTTAGTGAGCCACACTAAAATTActtcagagatattttttccttaaagatcTCAGTAGGATCCTACCTTTGTCATACAGCAAAAGGGTTAAAGtatatttaacaataaaaatactcACTAACATAAACTCAGAGGAGCATCTAACTTGGCCATGTATTTAGAGGTAGAGTGgggattattttaaaacagcatgTGGGATCTTTCTGGGACATGTATCACATGAAGAACAGAGAACATAATCTTTAGATTTACATGCAACCTAACTGGAGGGAACTACATGTACTggaggtgaaagaaaaattcatggGTAATTTTACCATTGCTATTATTGATGAAAAGCACAGTGTGAACTGCCTCCACAATGAGAAATCTATGTTTGTGTAGGACCAATCAGCTAAACAGGTTCACAATAGGAAACACTAACTATATGCAGTACTGGTCTACAAATATCTCCAACTGAAATCCAAGGATCATGGATGTATGTGTTATTTCACATGACATACAAAGTTAAATCTTCAGTCTAACATTGAAATCAACAGCTTCAATAGCACATTGAGAAATTCACGAGAATCtagaaacagtaaaataaaacctgaagaTAAAAATTACAATACAGGGATGGGGTATGTGTCTATACAAGGCCTGAATTCTTACAATCTTAATGTTAATTGTATTTAGTCCTGAAAAAAACTAACAAAGCAACAACAGCGAGAACCAGAATGTCAGGCTGCATGTACATAAAAATCCAAGTACATGTAAAAAAGTAGGGAATATGTTCCTCCCTATGTCCACCACAGGCAGAACAAGGTTTAGCCACAGGGCAAGCCAAAATtctcagaagtaaaaaaaaacaaaccccacttCAATACAGAAGGCCTACCTGTACCTTATACAACCTGTGTAAGTAACAGATGACCTACATGGTaaaaagtttataaaataaaaacacagtaagGAAAACTCAAATTTCTCCAAATATATGCACAAAAAGGTTGAGCTTAACAGTTTTACTACCAAGTCCTCTTGGACAGGATATGTATAACTGCATGCATTAAGTTCAAGTGTCAATAAAACTGACTTTAAaacaattatattaatttttctgccaAGCTATTCTTTGAAGAATTCCAAAAAGCTTGGTGTGACTGTCAGGGTTCTAATTAGGATATTGAACATACCAGTTTGTAACACAAGAACAGAAAGAATCAAGTGTGACAAATCTTTAAAAAGCCAGGAACTTCTCAGAGCCATAGAAAGTCAAATTCCTTACTGAACAAACTCAGTTGAAATCAGGATATACTTGCTTTTCCTGCTATTTGTCACCTGAGACACACTTACGAGACTTAAAAAACTTTCAAACTCTATACCTCACAGTTTATTGCAACAGCTACTAGAAATTAGAGAAGATACTTGCTGGTTTATGATTAAAAACTGAAGACTTGAGTCTCCTTATTCtgaccaattaaaaaaaaataaaccagtcaGTTCCTTACTGTGGCATTTCTTTCTATGATTTCAACACAGAGGCAGATATTCACATATATTGTTCATGAATACCCCACATACTGAAAGCCATTAGTGCAGCCATACATCCAACTTTAAGTAAAATACTAAGCAGTCACAATAACAAGCCCCTCTAGAATTAGAGAACTGTATGCTGCAATTATGGAACTGTGACACCCAGTTCACGTAAGGAGAAGCTCCCACTTTCACACCCACCGTGCCCTACAGTGTTCAAGGAAAGGGGAATAATACTAGAAGAACACTGTTtcaattatttcagagaaaagactGATGGTACGTAACATTCTACTTGCTCCTAAGAAATGGTTAGCAAAACCTGTCCTCAACACAAATATTCTTGTATTATGTATGTAACTGCAAGGACTTCCAGttgttaaattaaatttatactttattaaaaatgaacagaacTTCAATACAGTTCCATATTCATACTTTAATTACGAAAAGCTCAAGACCTTCAAGTGAAGgaaagacataaaatatttaaaatgagagGTACAAAAATAGAAGGGCATATGAGGTCACTTACTTGACAACTTTCCCATActttgaaaatatctgaaacataaaacaaaataaaaagattcaACAACAGACAATTGCATTTCACTAACAATAAATTTATCATGACAAACTTGAATATTGATTTTACAGTCAAAATTGTTATCAACAAATTTAATCTAAACAATGCATCTCCTAAAACTTACCCTGTACAGATCATTGTTAGTCAAAGCAAAGGGTAAATTGGACACATACACTGTGCTTTTGCTTGGTGCCAACCCACCACTCATTTTtctgatgaaaggaaaaagagagaagagttAAACTGTATTTGTCACAAAAAGCAATTACAAAAACAGTTTCAAgactttcagttttatttcaaacctAGCCCAGACAGTCATGATAAAGCTGTAGGAGAACAtagcttttatttccctttaattttccttgcaTCACAttacatgaaaattaatgtttgccTTCATACAGAAGACATacactccttcctcctctcctgcatccaaacatatttttgttcCATATGAGTCAAATTGCAGTCAAGAAAAAACTGGCAAATTAGTGTACTTACAATAACCCTCTGCTGACCTGTGCAATTAGAAAGGTTGGTGGccaaaagaaacaagcaatGTCCATTATGGCCAACATGTCAAATTACTGACCTTTGTACCAGTACCAGCATGATCTGATTCTTTATACATGTATCAGTTCAGCTGCATTCAACACACAATAAAATACAATTGGTTAAGGGGAAACAAAAAAGTTTTCCTAAAGCAGAGTCCTAATTATTGTGGGGAGGgagataaatacattttaaagtcaACATAGTAGGATGATAAAGCACACTCATTTCCTCTCTTAGCTATTGCTCAAGTCTCTGCATTCCTCTAGAACTGCATATGTCAAGAGCTAACCATAAAGCATCATTCCTGTAGAAGCACTCCACTTCCTCCTTCTGATTAAGCAGATTTCTCCTGGcaggaagcaggaaaatttccagtctttccattttaatttccaatATTTTCTATGCTCTTGAAACTGAGTATGTCTGAAAACAATGAATCAATTTAAAATACCATTATAACCACATACACATCATCTAATACTAGGTGAAGAGTAACCAAACTAACTTGAGAATGATGAGCCaatgtttttcttcacatttgGACGTTTCCCAAAAATTTTAGTGGTGTAAAGTCTGTGCAAAACACTCTCTTTGATCCATTCTTTAGCCATTATTCAGACCAAGAACTGAGTAAAATTTAAGATCAAAACATACCCCTTATGAAAGGGCACACCAAATAGTACAGCAAACCTATTCCCTACACATTACAATCTCTACCTCCTTGTCCGTTTTCCTACAGCCTTATTACTGCTTCTTGGCACCTCCAGCCAATTTCCTGAGGATCAAGCCATTTCTTCAGCAagacatttttcaaatgcagacAAGAGCTGATCAAGGGATAAAAAACTTGAAGTATTAGAATCAGCATCTGCCATATTACAGTTTCTTAGGGGACTTCTTGGGTAGCCTGTCTGAACAGATTGCTTGGCCAAGTGCCAACGAAGTAACTAATATCACACTGTAATCCTGCTGATACTTTCTGGCATTTTATGATTCAGTTATCTGAAGGCTTGATAGTCCCAGTAGACACTGGTTATCCAAgtgctttgcttctctttcctgACATGCTTACTGTATGACAATTCATTTGAGTGGCAGTTTCCAAGTGACTGAATTTCGAGGTTTTCCATGTTCAGAGACTGTTTTTTGGCATGAGCAAAAATGGCAACACAAAGGttaagcaaatgaaaacagaataaatttgcAATAAAGGCCACACATTGCATCTGGTGTTAGGCAGACTGGGTTCATTATCCCAAATTCCTTTCTGCTTGGCATTTGTATCCATGACAAGCCCAACCAGACTGACTTGGCAATATGCCATGTGAAGAGATGGCCTGAAGTGCACTTATCCAGATGTACAGTGGATAGAAGGATTCAGCAAGAGCAATCTCAACACTGCACTATCGTACATTGCCAGTGCTAATATATTGTAGCAGTGGA encodes:
- the ZCRB1 gene encoding zinc finger CCHC-type and RNA-binding motif-containing protein 1; the protein is MSGGLAPSKSTVYVSNLPFALTNNDLYRIFSKYGKVVKVTIMKDKDTRKSKGVAFILFLDKESAQNCSRALNNKQLFGRVIKASIAIDNGRAAEFIRRRNYFDKSKCYECGEAGHLSYACPKNMLGEREPPKKKEKKKRKKVVEPEEVEEEEESEEEGEDPALDSLSQAIAFQQAKIEEEQQRWTQTAGESSISDDSKRPRIKKSAYFSDEEELSD